One window from the genome of Pseudoalteromonas sp. '520P1 No. 423' encodes:
- a CDS encoding MotA/TolQ/ExbB proton channel family protein: MKKVTSISFLRILLSCFAVTSFATVANTNIEQELLKKISTAQKELATTESQIAKTRGKLTKTIVDLEHELVDLEKTTISARKIADDRNLNLSQLEDRLKQWQSQQNYQQNLLQQFLRLHADSVTKNVTTEQKLATVADITERGELWFEPAFTSAQLVLESGQITDAEHISYGPTHWMLDGEQAYRAERSGKEWIVQQRLSESMSNALLDLKQGKPAQLSFDPSLSKLTQVPKETILDHVHKGGIWIVPILSFALVALVIAIGRGFALWRLPKVQLFSQSGLDALVNGTSAQPVMGKMQSTLLDMSTLARSEQERDDLLFQQLQQDKNTLEKRLTAIAVTASVAPLLGLLGTVSGMIETFRMMTLFGSGDPEVVSGGIAQALITTEMGLVVAIPALIIHSILSRKAKAYHSLLENFALMLTQTPIHSQQKSAA, translated from the coding sequence ATGAAAAAGGTAACCTCAATCTCCTTTTTGCGCATACTACTGAGTTGTTTTGCGGTAACTAGTTTTGCAACGGTGGCAAACACTAATATTGAGCAAGAACTATTAAAAAAAATTAGTACAGCCCAAAAAGAGTTAGCAACAACCGAATCACAAATTGCGAAAACCCGCGGTAAATTAACTAAAACCATTGTTGATTTAGAACACGAACTTGTTGATCTAGAAAAGACAACAATTAGCGCACGTAAAATTGCCGATGATAGAAACCTCAACCTAAGCCAGTTAGAAGACCGCTTGAAACAATGGCAAAGCCAGCAAAACTATCAGCAAAACTTATTACAGCAATTCTTGCGTCTTCATGCCGACTCTGTCACTAAAAATGTCACCACTGAGCAAAAACTGGCTACCGTTGCAGATATTACCGAGCGAGGAGAACTGTGGTTTGAGCCTGCTTTTACATCAGCACAATTAGTACTTGAAAGCGGTCAAATTACCGATGCTGAGCACATTAGCTATGGGCCTACTCACTGGATGTTAGATGGCGAACAAGCCTACCGCGCAGAACGTTCAGGTAAAGAGTGGATTGTTCAACAGCGTTTATCTGAGTCGATGAGTAATGCCCTTTTAGATTTAAAACAAGGCAAACCTGCGCAGCTGAGCTTTGATCCGAGTTTAAGTAAGCTTACTCAAGTACCAAAAGAAACTATTTTAGATCACGTGCACAAAGGCGGCATTTGGATCGTGCCTATTTTAAGCTTTGCATTAGTTGCCTTAGTTATTGCCATAGGTAGAGGTTTCGCCTTGTGGCGCTTACCTAAAGTACAGCTTTTTTCACAATCTGGGCTTGATGCGTTGGTCAATGGTACAAGTGCTCAACCTGTGATGGGTAAAATGCAGTCAACACTATTAGATATGTCAACGTTAGCGAGATCAGAGCAAGAGCGCGATGATTTGTTATTCCAGCAATTGCAGCAAGATAAAAATACCTTAGAGAAACGTCTAACCGCCATTGCGGTTACAGCCTCGGTTGCACCACTATTAGGCTTATTAGGTACTGTTAGCGGCATGATTGAAACATTCCGTATGATGACGTTATTTGGCTCTGGCGATCCAGAAGTGGTATCTGGCGGTATCGCTCAAGCCTTAATTACTACTGAAATGGGCTTAGTGGTAGCGATCCCTGCGTTAATTATCCATTCGATACTCTCTCGCAAAGCAAAAGCCTACCACAGCCTGTTGGAAAACTTTGCATTAATGCTTACACAAACGCCTATTCACTCACAACAAAAGAGTGCTGCATAA
- a CDS encoding tetratricopeptide repeat protein, translated as MLSKKTKNLVALVCVTLMYSSATTAKELTLALAEPEWTFLIQNNAVNPRALLPSENSFLYNLQPLLKANNYQEVSKKLKRFTPDEESGAMLLLRGQIAMALEQFSTAKTMLEKATIKEPELAPAHNALALTYLREGAFEKARPHLQKAIELGKSSAQLIGQLAYVNMQLGHPSAAVAGFRQAAFLDATNKDWQQGLLFSLVRSKSLAQASALVEKILEQSPQDKELWMLRSQIALQSGDNLQAVSSLESAIQLGEKTPDNLMTAIQLHLTTGSPKRAVELLTHPALLNKSIKQAHQHELIQITKWLAAEQQWDNLQALLTRSKTQSISKELNVTLAVTEARLGIHKGEVSKAEKVLKNALKLAPTQGEALMEFAKLLRDQQRYIQAKHYYLRAEALPSHREPAMLGRAKIAIEQGQYSDALHLIGQVAKENPKRTDLVSTIATLKNLVRNDI; from the coding sequence ATGTTATCCAAGAAAACCAAAAACTTAGTTGCTCTAGTATGTGTAACCTTAATGTATTCAAGCGCAACGACAGCGAAAGAATTAACATTAGCATTAGCCGAGCCAGAGTGGACCTTTTTGATTCAAAACAATGCGGTTAACCCTCGGGCATTGCTGCCGTCTGAAAATAGCTTTTTATACAATCTTCAACCATTACTAAAAGCTAATAATTATCAAGAAGTTAGCAAAAAATTAAAGCGCTTCACGCCTGACGAAGAAAGCGGAGCAATGCTGTTGTTACGCGGCCAAATTGCCATGGCGTTAGAGCAGTTTTCGACAGCCAAAACCATGCTCGAAAAGGCTACTATAAAAGAGCCTGAGCTAGCGCCAGCCCATAATGCACTTGCACTGACTTATTTACGTGAAGGCGCATTTGAAAAAGCACGTCCGCATTTACAAAAGGCGATAGAGTTAGGCAAAAGCAGTGCCCAATTAATCGGCCAATTGGCCTACGTTAACATGCAGCTAGGCCATCCATCAGCAGCCGTTGCAGGCTTCCGCCAAGCAGCCTTTTTAGATGCGACAAATAAAGACTGGCAACAGGGCCTACTATTTTCATTGGTGCGTTCAAAGTCGCTTGCACAAGCTTCGGCTTTAGTCGAAAAAATACTTGAACAATCACCACAAGACAAAGAACTGTGGATGTTAAGAAGCCAAATAGCATTACAAAGTGGTGATAACTTACAAGCCGTTAGCAGCTTAGAAAGTGCAATACAATTAGGTGAGAAAACACCTGACAACTTAATGACGGCGATACAACTTCACTTAACCACAGGTAGCCCTAAACGCGCTGTTGAGTTATTGACTCACCCTGCCTTACTCAATAAATCAATTAAGCAGGCACATCAGCACGAACTTATACAAATCACTAAATGGTTAGCTGCTGAGCAGCAATGGGATAATTTGCAGGCGTTATTAACGCGCAGTAAGACACAATCTATCTCTAAAGAACTTAATGTCACCTTAGCTGTTACAGAAGCAAGACTTGGCATTCACAAAGGTGAGGTATCTAAAGCGGAAAAAGTATTAAAAAACGCATTAAAGCTTGCACCAACACAAGGGGAAGCATTAATGGAGTTTGCCAAACTGCTAAGAGATCAACAGCGATATATCCAAGCTAAGCATTATTACTTAAGGGCTGAGGCATTACCTAGTCATCGTGAGCCAGCCATGTTAGGTCGAGCAAAAATAGCTATTGAACAAGGGCAATACAGCGATGCGCTGCACTTGATTGGTCAAGTAGCAAAAGAAAATCCTAAACGCACCGATCTCGTGTCAACTATAGCTACATTGAAAAACCTAGTAAGAAACGATATTTAA
- a CDS encoding MotA/TolQ/ExbB proton channel family protein, translated as MALVCYQQLFTMWMTQPTHEESSKDITPTLITVLPLLGLLGTIIGLIDSFVALQTGATGTALFSQGISDALLTTQLGLLFAIPAWTIHGMLVSRQNKHGFANGQ; from the coding sequence GTGGCACTTGTCTGTTATCAGCAACTTTTTACTATGTGGATGACGCAGCCAACACACGAAGAAAGCAGTAAAGATATTACGCCAACGCTCATTACCGTGTTGCCATTATTAGGGTTGCTTGGCACCATTATTGGACTTATAGACAGCTTTGTTGCATTACAAACTGGCGCAACAGGCACAGCGTTATTTAGCCAAGGCATTAGTGATGCCTTGTTAACAACCCAACTTGGGCTTTTATTTGCAATTCCTGCATGGACCATTCACGGCATGTTAGTAAGCCGTCAAAATAAGCATGGGTTTGCCAATGGCCAGTAA
- a CDS encoding DeoR/GlpR family DNA-binding transcription regulator, whose translation MTKRNTQQRRHTILNQVNDLGEVTVDVLAEQFETSEVTIRKDLTALEKSGLLLRRYGGAIALPQEIVTQSNEALVSRRKMAIAKAAANLIKDHNRIIIDSGRTTAALISQLTNKRGLLVMTNAMNIANQLLSLENEPTLLMTGGTWDPHSESFQGQVAEQVLRSYDFDQLFIGADGIDIDRGTTTFNELMGLSQVMAESAREVIVMVESDKIGRKIPNLELPWHKVTTLITDNNLAEDICQAIKGCGVQLICADVND comes from the coding sequence ATGACCAAACGAAATACGCAACAAAGACGCCATACCATACTTAACCAAGTTAATGATCTTGGTGAAGTAACGGTTGATGTGTTGGCTGAACAATTTGAAACGTCAGAAGTTACGATTCGAAAGGATTTAACCGCATTAGAAAAAAGTGGCTTATTATTGCGCCGTTATGGTGGTGCTATCGCATTACCGCAAGAAATTGTTACACAAAGTAATGAAGCGCTTGTTTCGCGTCGAAAAATGGCAATTGCTAAAGCAGCTGCTAACCTCATTAAAGATCATAATCGCATTATTATTGATAGTGGTCGAACGACGGCAGCTTTAATATCACAACTGACCAATAAACGCGGATTATTGGTAATGACAAACGCCATGAATATCGCTAATCAATTATTATCTTTAGAAAATGAACCCACATTATTGATGACCGGAGGAACTTGGGATCCGCATTCTGAGTCTTTTCAGGGGCAAGTTGCAGAGCAAGTTTTGCGCTCATATGATTTTGATCAGCTTTTTATTGGTGCCGATGGCATTGATATTGACCGGGGTACGACAACGTTTAATGAATTAATGGGATTAAGCCAAGTAATGGCTGAATCTGCTAGAGAAGTAATCGTAATGGTCGAATCTGACAAGATAGGCCGAAAAATACCTAATTTAGAATTACCTTGGCACAAAGTGACAACCTTAATAACCGACAACAACTTGGCTGAAGATATTTGCCAAGCGATTAAAGGTTGTGGCGTACAACTTATTTGTGCTGATGTGAATGATTAA
- a CDS encoding DUF3450 family protein, which produces MSLRYFGATSVRLFSFCFLSICVMQFAHAELTAGRIDKLTQQWLETERQTSHLKANWQTEQPLLEQRIKLLKIEKKQLNTLLDTNQVNTNEVEKKREHLLKKQAQIESDQSLTSDAITRLKNRLDNIESLLPPPLKTDWQVEPSDNNAVVLEQQLSRLSRLKDFNERITLHSMRLPNDQGNEVLVKQLYLGLSQAWFTSQNGEYSGYGLVENGNWQWHFSQESNSKKILDAIAIVENQKNASDVTFDIKQLPTGVAQ; this is translated from the coding sequence ATGAGCCTTAGATATTTCGGTGCGACAAGTGTCCGCTTGTTCAGCTTTTGCTTTTTGTCTATTTGTGTAATGCAATTTGCTCATGCGGAGCTAACCGCTGGCCGAATCGATAAACTTACTCAGCAGTGGCTTGAGACCGAACGCCAAACCTCACACTTAAAAGCGAATTGGCAAACAGAGCAACCATTACTCGAGCAACGTATTAAGCTGCTTAAAATCGAGAAAAAGCAATTAAACACCTTATTGGATACCAATCAGGTGAATACAAATGAAGTAGAGAAAAAACGAGAACACTTACTTAAAAAGCAAGCACAGATTGAAAGTGATCAATCACTTACATCTGATGCTATCACCCGATTAAAAAATCGCTTAGACAACATAGAATCACTTTTGCCGCCGCCGTTGAAAACAGATTGGCAAGTAGAGCCAAGTGATAACAATGCGGTAGTACTTGAACAACAACTGAGCCGCTTAAGTCGATTAAAAGATTTCAACGAACGTATTACGCTGCATTCAATGCGCCTGCCTAATGATCAAGGTAATGAGGTACTCGTTAAACAGCTGTACTTGGGCTTATCACAAGCCTGGTTCACTAGCCAAAACGGCGAATATTCTGGTTATGGCTTAGTTGAAAACGGTAATTGGCAGTGGCACTTCAGCCAAGAATCAAACAGCAAAAAAATACTTGATGCTATTGCTATTGTCGAAAATCAGAAAAACGCAAGTGACGTCACTTTTGATATCAAGCAATTACCAACAGGAGTAGCGCAATGA
- a CDS encoding energy transducer TonB: protein MSNTALITPTRPVRQMKQRLFTSILSIAFLTTLMAVLIVAQYLPSLIEPEVEVRRLSAALPPPPPPPAQPQAQQQQDITLDIAIEGTGAILPNIEVPKTIDIDIDKPDVPDITMNEVSFVDFTPNIEIFKLNQLDRLPSLLTKTRITMPDSLKKRGVKKVHMRLDITINTTGKVTLNRIVENPYEELNKEIKRLIQRSKFTAPQKEGVAVKARFIWPLDITA, encoded by the coding sequence ATGTCAAATACCGCACTAATTACACCAACTCGCCCTGTGCGCCAAATGAAGCAACGCCTATTTACGAGTATATTAAGTATCGCATTTTTAACCACGCTCATGGCAGTGTTAATTGTCGCCCAATACTTACCAAGTCTGATCGAGCCAGAGGTAGAAGTAAGACGTTTAAGTGCCGCTTTACCACCGCCTCCACCACCGCCTGCACAGCCACAAGCTCAGCAACAACAAGATATTACCTTAGATATTGCTATTGAAGGTACAGGGGCAATATTACCCAATATTGAAGTACCAAAGACTATCGATATCGATATCGATAAACCAGACGTCCCTGATATTACAATGAATGAAGTAAGCTTTGTCGACTTTACGCCTAACATAGAAATTTTCAAACTAAATCAACTAGATAGATTACCAAGCCTATTAACCAAAACTCGTATTACCATGCCTGACAGTCTCAAAAAGCGAGGCGTTAAAAAAGTACATATGCGATTAGATATCACGATAAATACGACGGGCAAAGTGACACTTAATCGCATTGTCGAAAACCCTTACGAAGAGCTTAATAAAGAAATTAAACGATTGATTCAACGCAGTAAATTCACTGCACCACAAAAAGAAGGTGTTGCTGTTAAAGCACGTTTTATTTGGCCATTAGATATTACCGCGTGA
- the glmS gene encoding glutamine--fructose-6-phosphate transaminase (isomerizing) codes for MCGIVGAVAERPVNKILVEGLKRLEYRGYDSAGVALLNGSELSSVKAVGKVVNLEKALNESGCKGTTGIAHTRWATHGGVTEANAHPHLSNNQIALVHNGIIENHEKLRNELKVKGYEFLSDTDTEVMVHTIHDLRKTSDSLLSAVQSAVKLFEGAYGTVVFDKDNDNEMIVSRSGSPLVIGLGLGENFIASDQLALLPVTRSFMFLEEGDVARVTRESVEIYDLNGELVEREVHESNITQDASGKGEFRHYMLKETYEQPVAVRNTLEGRLTDDRVVNDAFGTFNGKNAIEILKDVKHVQIIACGTSYHSGMVARYWLEQYAGVSCNIEIASEFRYRKSFVHENSLLVTISQSGETADTLAALRLAKEQGYMASMTICNVAGSSLVRESDLAFMTKAGTEIGVASTKAFTTQLVGLLMLVAGIAQEKGLDQSHIIKSLKTLPNKLEEALSLASGIEDLAEEFADKHNALFLGRGDQYPIAMEGALKLKEISYIHAEAYAAGELKHGPLALIDADMPIIVVAPNNELLEKLKSNVEEVRARGGIIYVFADKASEFKSDDTMRVVNVNHVEDILAPIVYTIPLQLLSYYVAVIKGTDVDQPRNLAKSVTVE; via the coding sequence ATGTGTGGAATAGTTGGGGCTGTTGCAGAACGCCCAGTAAATAAAATTTTAGTTGAAGGTTTAAAGCGCCTTGAATACCGTGGTTACGACTCAGCTGGCGTTGCCTTATTAAATGGCTCTGAGCTATCAAGTGTAAAAGCAGTTGGTAAAGTTGTGAACTTAGAAAAAGCGTTAAATGAGTCTGGCTGTAAAGGTACTACTGGTATCGCACATACGCGCTGGGCAACGCACGGTGGTGTTACTGAGGCTAATGCGCATCCGCATTTATCAAATAATCAAATAGCGTTAGTGCATAACGGTATTATTGAAAATCATGAAAAATTACGTAACGAGCTAAAAGTAAAAGGTTACGAATTTTTATCAGATACAGATACTGAAGTAATGGTACATACCATTCATGATTTACGTAAAACGTCAGATAGCTTGTTATCTGCAGTACAAAGCGCGGTTAAATTATTTGAAGGCGCTTACGGTACAGTTGTTTTTGATAAAGATAACGACAATGAAATGATCGTATCTCGTTCAGGTAGCCCGCTTGTAATTGGTTTAGGTTTAGGTGAAAACTTTATCGCCTCTGATCAATTAGCACTATTACCAGTTACGCGCAGCTTTATGTTCCTTGAAGAAGGTGATGTTGCACGTGTTACTCGTGAGTCAGTTGAAATTTACGACTTAAACGGTGAGTTAGTTGAGCGTGAAGTGCATGAATCTAACATTACGCAAGATGCATCGGGTAAAGGTGAATTCCGTCATTACATGCTTAAAGAAACTTACGAGCAGCCAGTTGCGGTACGTAATACCCTTGAAGGTCGTTTAACTGATGATCGTGTTGTTAATGATGCTTTTGGTACTTTTAATGGTAAAAATGCCATCGAAATATTAAAAGATGTAAAACATGTACAAATCATTGCATGTGGTACGTCATATCACTCAGGTATGGTTGCGCGCTACTGGTTAGAGCAATATGCAGGTGTAAGTTGTAATATCGAAATTGCATCAGAATTTAGATACCGTAAATCTTTTGTTCATGAAAATAGCTTATTAGTCACCATTTCACAATCTGGTGAAACAGCTGATACCTTAGCTGCTTTACGTCTTGCAAAAGAGCAAGGTTACATGGCGTCGATGACGATTTGTAATGTAGCGGGTTCATCTTTAGTACGTGAATCTGACTTAGCATTTATGACTAAAGCCGGTACTGAGATTGGTGTTGCTTCAACTAAAGCATTTACCACACAACTTGTTGGTTTATTAATGCTAGTGGCAGGTATCGCACAAGAAAAAGGCTTAGACCAATCACATATTATTAAGTCACTTAAAACATTACCAAATAAATTAGAAGAAGCATTAAGCTTAGCCTCTGGTATTGAAGATTTAGCCGAAGAATTTGCCGATAAACATAACGCATTATTCTTAGGTCGTGGCGACCAATATCCAATCGCAATGGAAGGTGCTTTAAAGCTTAAAGAAATTTCTTATATTCATGCTGAAGCCTATGCTGCTGGTGAGTTAAAACATGGACCACTTGCATTAATTGATGCTGATATGCCGATCATAGTAGTTGCACCTAATAATGAATTATTAGAAAAACTTAAATCTAACGTAGAAGAAGTACGTGCACGTGGCGGCATCATCTATGTATTTGCTGATAAAGCGTCAGAGTTTAAATCAGATGACACTATGCGTGTAGTAAACGTGAACCATGTTGAAGATATTCTAGCACCTATCGTTTATACCATACCTCTACAGTTATTATCTTATTACGTAGCTGTGATCAAAGGCACTGATGTTGACCAACCTCGTAACTTGGCAAAATCTGTAACTGTAGAATAA
- a CDS encoding biopolymer transporter ExbD, which translates to MASKLKQRLDHQQTAQGIDMSPLIDVVFILLIFFIVTTVFVRETGVEVDKPQALSASTLEKNVILIAITAEGNVVYDGSNIGVVGVRSVIEQSNADDQRPVVVQADKQVPTEQLIAVIDEVKLAGVSSVSIASLKP; encoded by the coding sequence ATGGCCAGTAAATTAAAGCAGCGACTCGACCACCAGCAGACAGCACAAGGCATCGATATGTCGCCGTTAATCGATGTCGTTTTTATTTTGTTGATATTTTTTATTGTCACCACAGTATTTGTGCGAGAAACAGGGGTTGAAGTTGATAAGCCCCAAGCGTTATCGGCTTCTACGCTTGAAAAAAATGTCATTCTAATAGCAATTACCGCTGAAGGTAATGTAGTTTACGACGGCAGTAATATTGGTGTTGTTGGTGTTCGCTCGGTCATTGAACAATCTAATGCCGATGACCAGCGCCCTGTCGTTGTACAGGCTGATAAACAAGTACCTACTGAGCAACTTATTGCCGTGATCGATGAAGTAAAGCTCGCTGGCGTTAGTAGCGTAAGTATCGCTTCATTAAAGCCTTAG
- a CDS encoding helix-turn-helix transcriptional regulator, producing MQYIESLIKEINCIDSKEQLVLFFEKVTDLFNYKWSGLVIFKPKLNNKYEVSVLGNIPINMQERIKKSIDISDYCLNEIEPKSLVIKGKASIESNNLEILVIPINGVGSEFACLTFLLNSEKQRGLVVEKIGWFWLMLSSFIYNKYKKEIADDSHKMTKRELECIKWASDGKTSWEISQLLSISQRTVDFHLANCIVKTDSINRQQAIVKCALNGHLLV from the coding sequence ATGCAGTACATCGAAAGCTTAATTAAAGAAATTAACTGTATTGATTCTAAAGAGCAGTTAGTTTTATTCTTTGAAAAAGTAACTGATTTATTTAATTATAAATGGTCTGGTTTAGTCATTTTCAAACCAAAATTGAATAATAAATATGAAGTGAGTGTTCTTGGTAATATACCTATAAACATGCAAGAAAGAATAAAAAAAAGCATAGATATAAGTGATTATTGTTTAAATGAGATAGAACCAAAATCTTTAGTTATTAAAGGTAAAGCATCAATTGAAAGTAATAATCTTGAAATTTTGGTTATACCTATTAACGGTGTGGGATCTGAATTTGCTTGTTTAACTTTTTTATTAAACTCAGAAAAACAAAGAGGGTTGGTAGTTGAAAAAATAGGCTGGTTTTGGCTAATGTTATCTTCATTTATCTATAATAAATACAAAAAAGAAATAGCAGATGATAGTCATAAAATGACTAAAAGAGAATTGGAATGTATTAAATGGGCCTCAGATGGCAAAACTTCATGGGAAATTAGTCAGTTATTGTCTATCAGTCAAAGAACTGTTGATTTTCATTTAGCTAACTGCATAGTAAAAACAGATAGTATTAACCGACAGCAAGCAATTGTTAAATGTGCTTTAAATGGTCATTTATTAGTATAG
- a CDS encoding DUF2271 domain-containing protein: MSPSVKAVKVQDSELQKFTRSNVLGTSFEMGVKSSIDEAKQAQAAALAEIDRLASVFSTYEPSSEVSELNQNGVTNAPSKDLVALIRLCEKWQKSLPKSFSCRLGNVIAMWQSFEQQQQRPNRVDIRKTARAAQQSNFSVDDLKAGIANQDFTWDFGGIAKGYILDKAMEVAKMSAPNANAIKIDIGGDGVYWSSLSDNRQQWQVGLAVPHSIDDGQAIRLGILNINRGAIAYSGHSSRSRTIARRAYSHILAPRDGWPKHNAITVIVKAPDATSADALATALAVSDISVALDWLEKNPRYAALLIDSDGRQYASNNWYQNYQAQHTDEQTNKGYQAKISFTLPKIDVAKYRKPYVSLWIADKKGKVVKNLLILGQSERWMQENRSWWRIQGRKTPQLLDGFARPTRRPGHYEVIWNGRDDFGQSLPEGEYRLFAEASREHGDYEKISLPFNLMNQKQVLTKNGKKEIDALTITFN; this comes from the coding sequence TTGTCTCCCAGTGTAAAAGCTGTAAAAGTGCAAGACAGTGAACTACAAAAGTTTACTCGCTCGAATGTGCTCGGTACCTCGTTTGAAATGGGCGTTAAAAGTTCTATTGACGAGGCTAAGCAAGCGCAAGCAGCTGCTCTGGCTGAAATAGATCGCTTAGCAAGCGTTTTTAGTACTTACGAACCAAGCTCTGAAGTGAGCGAATTAAACCAAAATGGTGTCACTAATGCGCCATCAAAAGATTTAGTTGCACTGATCAGGCTTTGTGAGAAATGGCAAAAGTCACTGCCAAAATCATTTAGCTGTCGTTTAGGTAATGTTATTGCAATGTGGCAGTCGTTTGAGCAACAGCAGCAACGCCCTAATCGTGTCGATATTCGTAAAACGGCAAGAGCAGCACAACAAAGTAACTTTAGTGTTGATGATTTAAAGGCTGGTATCGCGAATCAAGATTTCACTTGGGATTTTGGTGGTATCGCTAAAGGCTATATTTTAGACAAGGCAATGGAAGTGGCTAAAATGTCTGCGCCAAATGCCAACGCAATCAAAATCGACATTGGAGGAGATGGTGTTTATTGGTCCTCATTAAGTGATAATCGACAACAGTGGCAAGTTGGGTTGGCTGTGCCGCATAGTATCGATGATGGTCAAGCAATACGATTGGGTATCTTAAATATCAATCGTGGGGCGATAGCTTACAGCGGGCATTCAAGTCGCAGCAGAACAATAGCTCGTCGAGCATACTCTCATATCTTAGCGCCGCGTGATGGCTGGCCAAAACACAATGCTATTACGGTAATCGTTAAAGCACCAGATGCCACAAGTGCTGATGCATTAGCGACGGCGCTTGCTGTCAGCGACATTTCAGTGGCATTAGATTGGCTGGAAAAAAATCCAAGATATGCGGCACTGCTGATTGACAGTGACGGCCGCCAATACGCGTCCAATAATTGGTATCAGAATTACCAAGCACAGCACACAGACGAACAAACCAATAAAGGCTATCAAGCCAAAATTAGCTTTACCTTACCCAAAATAGATGTTGCTAAGTACCGCAAGCCCTATGTATCACTTTGGATTGCCGACAAAAAAGGGAAAGTCGTTAAGAACCTATTGATATTGGGACAAAGTGAGCGCTGGATGCAAGAAAATCGTTCGTGGTGGCGTATCCAAGGACGTAAAACGCCACAATTGCTAGACGGTTTTGCCAGGCCAACAAGACGACCAGGTCACTATGAGGTGATTTGGAATGGACGAGATGACTTTGGGCAGTCATTGCCAGAAGGGGAGTATCGTTTGTTTGCTGAAGCGTCTCGCGAGCACGGCGACTACGAAAAAATTTCGTTACCTTTTAATCTGATGAATCAAAAGCAAGTATTGACGAAAAATGGCAAAAAGGAAATTGACGCACTCACCATTACGTTCAATTAA